In a single window of the Streptomyces brevispora genome:
- the tap gene encoding telomere-associated protein Tap, with protein sequence MSELFDAVDALLASRATLPPPAERKRLRAAHGLTIDEVATALKVRRATVSGWESGKTEPRPPERDAYARLLDKLAELYPAPAAVADAVVPVPDAAVPATFAAVPAPAEAPPLSTGPAPEAAVMTPTENTQTPAPAPVAARRPASTTRPTSSTSRRPGAKKAAPAGTPAGESDPRFENGPLAVVDVEDGKVLAYCVGGLVLDVPAKSHPSLVDWTLKEAKLGQPKLSGPGRPADPLIVLTEAACERYGLPVSLTEEEKHAGRIPEGHKVIKQLTRAEWKLTKRGFGPWARIYRPAQGSDRQCVQLCIPSWNALDARFWGDAAQLPPAELARVLGVYASRVMTPRGSTAVTGLELMTALHPPTHAVRDEETGVLRQAETKTPGSLGTDPVDCAPCEAPDGHPLLKDLPRFHVRGPAEKLFEEAYDWARPMTDAECTLRYLVGLDVNMAFAAGANGLNVGLGEPTHVKNPVFDPKLPGSWLVDLSHVDLSRVKVGKEWVELDGSLLPSPFTPKGDRPTGPAWYATPTVAYAQELGYDVAPVEAWVRYENGRYLDGWYGRLRDAYLATMADLGVDADLSPEDFLAAMDGYKERDPELTIVVSAIKATVKGGLGKLRERPRGEGWRPGERWRALERPTWRPDIRAAVISRTRINLHRKIVKHAAFTGQYPIAILSDCVVYAANGPSPLDFLPYREGKPLPGGFKLGINPGLVKHEGTQPVLWGEEVRERFNAPELNLARSIKDGTVTDTDNGE encoded by the coding sequence ATGTCCGAGTTGTTCGACGCGGTCGACGCCCTGCTCGCGTCCCGCGCCACGCTCCCGCCGCCTGCGGAGCGCAAGCGGCTGCGCGCCGCCCACGGCCTGACGATCGACGAAGTGGCCACCGCGCTGAAGGTGCGCCGGGCCACGGTGTCCGGCTGGGAGTCCGGCAAGACCGAGCCCCGCCCGCCGGAGCGCGACGCCTACGCCCGGCTGCTGGACAAGCTCGCGGAGCTCTACCCCGCCCCGGCCGCCGTAGCCGACGCGGTCGTGCCTGTCCCCGACGCTGCGGTGCCGGCCACGTTCGCCGCCGTTCCCGCCCCGGCGGAAGCGCCACCTCTGTCCACAGGACCGGCGCCCGAGGCTGCGGTCATGACCCCAACCGAGAACACCCAGACCCCCGCCCCTGCTCCCGTCGCCGCGCGCCGCCCGGCGAGCACCACCAGGCCGACGTCGTCGACGTCGCGTCGTCCGGGTGCGAAGAAGGCGGCCCCGGCCGGAACCCCGGCGGGCGAGAGCGATCCGCGGTTCGAGAACGGCCCGTTGGCCGTCGTCGATGTCGAGGACGGGAAGGTGCTGGCGTACTGCGTCGGCGGCCTGGTCCTGGACGTGCCCGCCAAGTCCCACCCGTCCCTGGTGGACTGGACGCTCAAGGAGGCGAAGCTCGGTCAGCCGAAGCTGTCCGGCCCGGGACGGCCGGCCGACCCGCTGATCGTGCTCACCGAGGCCGCGTGCGAGCGCTACGGCCTGCCTGTCTCGCTCACGGAGGAGGAGAAGCACGCCGGGCGGATCCCGGAGGGCCACAAGGTCATCAAGCAGCTGACCCGCGCGGAGTGGAAGCTGACCAAGCGCGGGTTCGGGCCGTGGGCGCGGATCTACCGCCCGGCCCAGGGTTCGGACCGGCAGTGCGTGCAGCTGTGCATCCCGTCGTGGAACGCGCTGGACGCCCGGTTCTGGGGCGACGCCGCGCAGCTGCCGCCGGCGGAGCTCGCCCGCGTCCTGGGCGTGTACGCGTCCCGGGTGATGACGCCGCGCGGCTCCACCGCCGTCACCGGCCTGGAGCTGATGACTGCGCTGCACCCGCCGACCCACGCCGTGCGGGATGAGGAGACCGGCGTCCTGCGGCAGGCCGAGACCAAAACACCCGGGTCGCTGGGCACGGACCCGGTGGACTGCGCGCCGTGCGAGGCCCCGGACGGACACCCGCTGCTTAAGGATCTGCCACGCTTCCATGTGCGCGGCCCGGCGGAGAAGCTGTTCGAGGAGGCGTACGACTGGGCGCGGCCGATGACCGATGCCGAGTGCACCCTGCGCTACCTGGTCGGCCTGGACGTGAACATGGCCTTCGCCGCCGGTGCGAACGGGCTGAACGTCGGCCTTGGTGAGCCGACGCACGTCAAGAACCCGGTGTTCGACCCGAAGCTGCCCGGCTCGTGGCTGGTCGACCTGTCCCACGTCGACCTGTCCCGCGTGAAGGTCGGCAAGGAGTGGGTGGAGCTGGACGGAAGCCTGCTGCCTTCCCCGTTCACGCCGAAGGGCGACCGCCCCACGGGCCCGGCCTGGTACGCGACGCCCACCGTCGCCTATGCCCAGGAGCTCGGCTACGACGTCGCGCCGGTCGAGGCGTGGGTCCGGTACGAGAACGGCCGCTATCTGGACGGCTGGTACGGGCGGCTGCGTGACGCCTATCTCGCCACGATGGCCGACCTCGGCGTCGACGCCGACCTGTCGCCGGAGGACTTCCTCGCCGCGATGGACGGCTACAAGGAGCGCGACCCGGAGCTGACGATCGTCGTCTCGGCGATCAAAGCGACGGTCAAGGGCGGCCTGGGCAAGCTGCGCGAACGGCCCCGCGGCGAGGGCTGGCGGCCGGGCGAACGGTGGCGGGCCCTGGAGCGCCCGACGTGGCGGCCGGACATCCGGGCGGCGGTCATCTCCCGCACCCGGATCAACCTCCACCGCAAGATCGTCAAGCACGCGGCGTTCACCGGGCAGTACCCGATCGCGATCCTGTCCGACTGCGTCGTCTACGCCGCGAACGGGCCCTCGCCGCTGGACTTCCTGCCCTACCGGGAGGGCAAGCCGCTGCCCGGCGGCTTCAAGCTCGGCATCAACCCCGGCCTGGTCAAGCACGAGGGCACCCAGCCCGTCCTGTGGGGCGAGGAAGTCCGCGAGCGGTTCAACGCCCCGGAGCTCAACCTCGCCCGGTCCATCAAGGACGGCACCGTCACCGACACCGACAACGGCGAGTAG